From one Bacteroides eggerthii genomic stretch:
- the rsmI gene encoding 16S rRNA (cytidine(1402)-2'-O)-methyltransferase, translating into MGKLYVVPTPVGNLEDMTFRAIRILKEADLVLAEDTRTSGILLKHFEIKNVMQSHHKFNEHKTVESVVNRIKGGETVALISDAGTPGISDPGFLVVRECVRNGIEVQCLPGATAFVPALVASGLPNEKFCFEGFLPQKKGRMTRLKRLAEEHRTMVFYESPHRLVKALTQFSEHFGAERQASVSREISKIHEETIRGTLTELVEHFTANEPRGEIVIVVAGIDD; encoded by the coding sequence ATGGGAAAACTTTATGTAGTACCTACACCGGTAGGAAATTTGGAAGATATGACTTTCCGAGCTATTCGTATCCTGAAAGAAGCGGATCTGGTGTTGGCCGAAGATACGCGTACTTCAGGAATATTATTGAAGCACTTCGAGATAAAGAACGTAATGCAGTCTCATCATAAATTTAATGAACATAAAACGGTAGAAAGTGTTGTAAATAGAATAAAGGGCGGTGAGACTGTTGCATTAATTTCGGATGCCGGTACTCCAGGAATTTCTGATCCGGGTTTTTTGGTGGTTCGCGAATGTGTCCGTAATGGTATAGAGGTGCAATGTTTGCCGGGAGCTACGGCTTTCGTTCCGGCATTGGTGGCTTCAGGATTGCCAAATGAGAAGTTCTGTTTCGAGGGTTTTCTTCCTCAGAAAAAAGGTCGGATGACACGCTTGAAAAGGCTGGCAGAAGAACATCGAACAATGGTTTTCTATGAGTCTCCCCATCGGTTGGTAAAAGCGTTGACGCAGTTTTCTGAACATTTTGGGGCGGAACGGCAGGCGTCTGTCTCTCGTGAGATATCCAAGATACATGAAGAGACAATACGAGGCACTCTCACCGAATTGGTAGAACATTTTACTGCCAACGAACCGCGTGGTGAAATAGTAATTGTAGTAGCAGGAATAGACGATTAA
- a CDS encoding YjjG family noncanonical pyrimidine nucleotidase, which yields MSYKNLFFDLDDTLWAFSLNARDTYEEMYWKYEYNRFFDSFEHYYSLYHHRNLELWAEYADGKVTKEELNRQRYLYPLKAVGICDSALAKAYEKDALAAIPTKSKLMPHAREVLEYLSSKYNLYILSNGFKELQSHKMHSSGIDKYFKKIVLSDDIGVLKPWPEIFYFALSATQSELKDSLMIGDSWENDIAGAAGVGMHQVFYNLSGRMDLPFMPTYQISDLKELLDLL from the coding sequence ATGTCTTATAAAAATCTTTTTTTTGATTTAGACGATACGCTTTGGGCCTTTTCTCTTAACGCTCGTGATACATATGAGGAGATGTATTGGAAATATGAGTATAATCGTTTCTTTGATTCTTTCGAACATTATTATTCGCTTTACCACCATCGTAATCTGGAACTGTGGGCTGAATATGCCGATGGAAAGGTGACGAAAGAAGAATTAAATCGTCAACGTTATCTCTATCCTCTTAAAGCTGTAGGAATATGTGATTCTGCTTTGGCAAAGGCATATGAAAAAGATGCTCTGGCTGCTATTCCTACCAAAAGCAAATTGATGCCTCATGCGCGTGAGGTGTTGGAATATCTTTCATCCAAATACAATTTGTATATTCTTTCAAATGGTTTTAAGGAACTCCAGTCTCATAAAATGCATTCGTCAGGGATTGATAAATATTTCAAGAAGATAGTCCTTTCCGATGATATTGGAGTTTTAAAGCCTTGGCCGGAGATCTTTTATTTTGCCCTTTCGGCAACCCAATCCGAGCTGAAAGATTCGTTGATGATTGGGGATAGTTGGGAAAATGATATAGCTGGAGCTGCCGGAGTAGGGATGCATCAGGTGTTTTATAACTTGTCCGGTCGTATGGACTTACCTTTTATGCCTACTTATCAGATTTCTGATTTGAAAGAGTTGTTGGATTTATTGTAA
- a CDS encoding MarC family protein: MMETLIPFALLCFTSFFTLTNPLGTMPVFLTMTQGMTDKERRSIVSRATLVSFITLMVFVFAGQFLFKFFGISTNGFRIAGGVIIFKIGFDMLQARYTPMKLKDEEIKTYADDISITPLGIPMLCGPGAIANAIVLMQDAHSFEMKGILIGTIALIYFLTFLILRASTRLVNILGETGNNVMMRLMGLILMVIAVECFVSGMKPILVDIIKEGCLEMIK; the protein is encoded by the coding sequence ATTATGGAGACTCTTATTCCTTTTGCTTTGTTGTGTTTTACCTCTTTCTTTACGTTGACTAATCCTTTGGGCACAATGCCTGTTTTTTTGACGATGACGCAGGGAATGACGGATAAAGAACGTCGTTCCATTGTCAGTCGTGCAACTTTAGTGTCATTTATAACTTTGATGGTCTTTGTTTTTGCCGGACAGTTTCTTTTTAAGTTTTTCGGAATTTCTACAAATGGATTTCGAATTGCTGGCGGTGTTATCATTTTCAAGATAGGTTTTGATATGTTGCAAGCACGTTATACTCCCATGAAGTTAAAAGATGAGGAGATCAAAACGTATGCGGATGATATCTCAATAACTCCCTTGGGTATTCCGATGTTGTGTGGACCTGGGGCGATAGCAAATGCAATCGTATTGATGCAAGATGCACATTCTTTTGAAATGAAAGGGATACTTATAGGTACTATTGCCCTTATTTATTTTCTTACTTTTTTGATATTGAGAGCTTCTACTCGTTTGGTTAATATATTGGGTGAAACCGGTAATAACGTGATGATGCGTTTGATGGGGTTGATTTTGATGGTGATTGCTGTGGAATGTTTTGTCAGCGGAATGAAGCCTATATTGGTGGATATAATTAAAGAAGGGTGCTTGGAGATGATTAAATAA
- a CDS encoding SusD/RagB family nutrient-binding outer membrane lipoprotein, producing the protein MKKYIFMTLTVVLFGLTACTEDAFDRINKDNEHPSPEAVPAALQLTDAIMSTGFSTVSGDFAFYLSSLNEQEVGMGNNQLMFAEMRNSSEWAASTTFNNVWNSTYGNLQNIRQMQSKIENEVPGNVGQFDILGMAQILEAVNFGVLTDMFGDIPYSEAVQGQGNLQPKLDAQKDVYTGILATLDKAIDNLEKGKSMTNAGNQDIAYKGAASKWLAAAHALKARYLLHKLAVEPNVLSEVATSVQQAIDNGFEGFTVTGFNGSTCDNPWSAYVFSRQYTAPSKTVSSLMEATDDPRLDYYLNALGEAYIPGDETIAKTVDDARVMKYQPTWYLFGSQPIHIMSKAELYFIQAEVQLRSNVDATSAYQKAVEASVTEILTWFGDETTVPAAATTAKAYASSLGAPTLQKLFEQKYVAQALDEQVETYNDLRRLKAMGEEYVILTNPRNAQSGINRYPERLPYGNSAVIGNPNVKKAYGDGSYIYSEKTWINGGK; encoded by the coding sequence ATGAAAAAATACATATTCATGACTTTGACGGTGGTTCTCTTTGGCCTGACAGCATGTACGGAAGATGCATTTGACCGTATCAACAAGGACAATGAACACCCGTCACCGGAAGCTGTTCCAGCAGCACTCCAATTGACAGACGCTATTATGTCCACAGGTTTCAGTACCGTATCGGGCGACTTCGCCTTTTATCTTTCCTCACTCAACGAACAAGAGGTAGGTATGGGAAACAACCAATTAATGTTTGCCGAAATGCGCAACTCAAGCGAATGGGCAGCTTCTACGACCTTTAATAATGTATGGAACTCCACCTATGGCAACTTGCAGAATATACGCCAAATGCAGAGCAAAATAGAGAATGAGGTACCGGGTAATGTAGGACAGTTTGATATACTGGGAATGGCACAAATATTAGAAGCCGTAAACTTCGGTGTCCTGACTGATATGTTCGGCGACATCCCTTATAGCGAAGCTGTACAAGGACAAGGCAACCTACAACCCAAATTAGATGCACAGAAAGATGTATATACCGGCATTTTGGCTACACTCGACAAGGCTATCGATAACTTGGAAAAAGGTAAAAGTATGACCAATGCCGGCAACCAAGACATTGCCTACAAAGGGGCCGCATCTAAGTGGCTGGCAGCCGCTCATGCTCTGAAAGCACGCTACCTGTTACATAAGCTGGCGGTAGAACCTAATGTACTTTCCGAAGTAGCAACATCCGTACAACAAGCAATAGACAATGGATTCGAAGGATTTACGGTTACAGGATTTAATGGTTCCACATGCGACAATCCATGGAGCGCCTATGTTTTCAGCCGTCAATACACAGCACCTTCAAAGACAGTATCAAGTCTGATGGAAGCTACAGATGACCCTCGTTTAGATTATTATCTGAATGCTTTAGGAGAAGCTTATATTCCGGGAGATGAAACTATTGCTAAGACAGTAGATGACGCCAGAGTAATGAAATATCAGCCAACGTGGTATTTGTTCGGTTCACAACCCATTCATATCATGAGTAAAGCCGAACTCTATTTTATTCAAGCAGAAGTTCAGCTGCGTTCAAACGTTGACGCCACCTCAGCGTATCAAAAAGCAGTAGAGGCTTCTGTTACGGAAATTCTGACTTGGTTTGGAGATGAAACCACTGTGCCAGCTGCTGCAACAACAGCAAAAGCCTATGCATCGTCTTTGGGTGCACCGACACTCCAAAAACTTTTCGAACAGAAGTATGTGGCACAAGCACTGGATGAACAAGTAGAAACTTACAACGACTTACGTCGTTTGAAAGCAATGGGTGAAGAGTATGTAATACTGACTAATCCGAGAAATGCCCAAAGCGGTATCAACCGTTACCCAGAACGTCTACCCTACGGCAACAGCGCAGTCATCGGCAATCCGAATGTGAAAAAGGCCTATGGCGACGGTTCTTATATCTATTCTGAAAAGACATGGATAAACGGAGGTAAATAA
- a CDS encoding SusC/RagA family TonB-linked outer membrane protein: MNLLIFINDSSTAIYILDSSAKTLRVSFVGMQTQEVAIKPNVRVILKSDAEQLDEVVVTAMGIKRDRKALGYAAQDLNSEQLNKAGTTSLASAIQGKLTGVDIRQSSGAPGASSQIIIRGARSFDGNNQPLYVIDGMPINTTADFDTGNSVTGANYADRSIDINPEDIESVNVLKGQAASALYGIRASNGVIVITTKRGSKNNMNKPSVTISTNLSAQRVSRKFERQNIYSQGNSITAGYDPTSSMTWGPKISELANDPKYGGNMNNQYTATDGMHEGQYYNPKRAQAGLSGWTTPQIYDNVGDFLGTGFTENTNVNLSQSINGINYSFGVNNSHQNGIIPSTGMDRWGARGLVDWKINPQWNTGFSINYSSTKITSAPGANDGIMNVVYSAPAEYDLKGIPNHEPGNPTNQILFRSTSFTNPYWWAEHNEYLQHTNRAFGNTYLEYQPNLGLGENFSLKIREQAGLDIWTSDYATIREMGSTSSLKGGDIENYGSQHNVFNNLFTVNFDGKFGKSDEWRLNVILGNEFNHESIRNWDYYGSNFNFPGFTNIGNATSLTSSEYKRQERTVGFFGSLSMSWQDQVYLTVTGRNDYVSTMPRGSRSFFYPSVSLGWEFTKLPFLQNNKILNYGKLRASFAQVGQAGNYYANYYYTPTYGGGMYSYYPVTYPLPSGVSTFRPYYRVYDEGLKPQNTTNYEIGADLHFFGSRLKVEYTYSLQNVEDQIFYVPVDGATGYQEMLTNAGKMRTHAHELSINTAILQAKDFDLNLGINFTKVNNKVIELAPGVESIMLGGFVEPQVRAQAGCTYPNIYGLGFKRDEAGNLLLLNGLPQSSGNSQDLGNCSPDFTTGFTLGGRYKRLSLSTTWSWQQGGKMYHGTNMTLNYFGTTKESLPYHEGSMIAEGIDEVTGQPNTIEVNKADYYQAYYNITESGIYDTSFVKLRDLTLTYQLPKLGIFDISIYGFARNVLIWANLPNFDPESSQGNNNMSGYFERFSVPNTSSFGGGLTINF; this comes from the coding sequence ATGAATTTATTAATATTTATAAATGATTCATCTACAGCAATTTACATACTAGATAGTTCTGCGAAGACTTTGCGTGTTTCGTTCGTTGGTATGCAAACACAGGAAGTTGCAATTAAACCAAATGTAAGAGTAATACTCAAATCAGATGCCGAACAACTTGATGAAGTTGTGGTAACTGCTATGGGTATCAAACGCGACCGTAAAGCATTGGGTTATGCGGCACAGGATTTGAATTCAGAACAATTGAACAAAGCAGGAACGACATCGCTTGCTAGTGCGATACAAGGTAAACTGACAGGTGTAGACATCCGTCAGTCATCGGGTGCACCGGGCGCTTCTTCTCAGATTATAATTCGTGGTGCTCGTTCGTTCGACGGCAACAACCAACCGCTATATGTAATAGATGGCATGCCGATAAACACAACTGCCGACTTTGATACCGGAAATTCTGTGACAGGCGCCAACTATGCCGATCGCAGCATCGATATCAATCCTGAAGATATAGAGTCGGTAAATGTACTGAAAGGACAGGCAGCATCCGCATTGTATGGTATTCGTGCATCCAACGGCGTAATTGTGATCACAACCAAGCGTGGTTCCAAAAACAATATGAACAAGCCAAGTGTGACGATTTCAACAAACCTGAGCGCACAGCGAGTTTCACGTAAATTCGAACGCCAAAATATATATTCGCAAGGTAACAGTATTACCGCAGGATATGATCCGACTTCTTCCATGACTTGGGGACCGAAAATCAGCGAACTGGCCAACGACCCTAAATATGGTGGAAACATGAACAACCAATATACGGCGACAGATGGTATGCACGAAGGACAATATTACAACCCTAAGCGTGCACAAGCAGGTTTGAGCGGCTGGACAACACCACAGATTTATGATAATGTGGGAGACTTCCTAGGCACTGGATTTACTGAAAACACCAACGTAAATCTGTCACAAAGTATCAACGGAATAAACTATTCTTTCGGCGTGAACAATTCACACCAAAATGGTATCATTCCTTCAACAGGAATGGATCGTTGGGGAGCACGTGGATTGGTAGACTGGAAAATCAATCCACAGTGGAATACAGGATTCTCCATAAACTACTCATCTACCAAAATCACTTCCGCACCTGGTGCCAACGATGGTATCATGAATGTAGTTTATTCAGCCCCAGCCGAATATGATTTGAAAGGAATTCCCAATCACGAACCGGGAAATCCAACGAACCAGATATTATTCCGTTCCACTTCATTTACCAATCCTTATTGGTGGGCGGAACATAACGAATACCTTCAGCATACCAACCGTGCTTTTGGCAATACTTATTTGGAATATCAGCCAAATTTAGGTTTAGGAGAGAACTTCTCCCTCAAGATAAGAGAACAGGCCGGTCTTGACATCTGGACGTCAGATTATGCCACCATACGTGAAATGGGCAGTACATCATCATTGAAAGGTGGAGATATAGAAAATTACGGTTCTCAGCACAATGTATTCAATAACCTGTTTACAGTTAACTTTGACGGTAAATTCGGTAAAAGTGACGAATGGAGACTAAACGTAATATTAGGTAACGAATTCAATCATGAGAGCATCCGTAACTGGGATTATTACGGCAGTAACTTTAACTTCCCCGGTTTTACTAATATCGGAAACGCTACTTCACTAACATCCAGCGAGTATAAGCGACAGGAACGTACTGTGGGTTTTTTCGGAAGCCTTTCAATGTCATGGCAAGATCAGGTGTACCTGACCGTAACCGGACGTAATGACTATGTGTCGACCATGCCACGCGGTAGTCGCAGCTTCTTCTATCCTTCGGTATCATTAGGCTGGGAATTCACCAAATTACCTTTCTTGCAGAATAATAAAATATTGAACTACGGTAAACTCCGCGCTTCATTCGCACAGGTAGGTCAGGCTGGTAATTATTATGCCAACTATTATTACACCCCGACTTACGGCGGAGGTATGTATTCTTACTATCCGGTTACCTACCCTCTTCCCAGTGGAGTATCTACTTTCAGACCCTACTACCGAGTATATGATGAAGGATTGAAACCACAAAATACAACCAACTACGAAATAGGTGCCGACTTGCACTTCTTCGGTAGTCGCTTGAAAGTGGAATACACATACAGTTTACAGAATGTAGAAGATCAGATATTCTATGTACCCGTAGATGGAGCGACAGGCTATCAGGAGATGTTGACAAACGCTGGAAAGATGCGTACACATGCTCACGAACTTTCTATTAATACTGCTATTCTGCAAGCCAAAGACTTCGACCTAAATTTAGGTATCAACTTTACGAAAGTTAATAACAAGGTTATAGAGCTGGCTCCAGGTGTGGAATCCATTATGCTGGGTGGGTTCGTTGAACCGCAAGTTCGTGCCCAGGCAGGATGTACCTATCCGAATATATATGGTTTGGGCTTCAAGCGCGATGAGGCTGGAAACTTGCTGTTATTAAACGGTCTGCCCCAATCTTCGGGCAATAGCCAAGATTTGGGTAACTGTTCTCCCGACTTCACTACCGGTTTTACACTAGGTGGTCGCTACAAACGTCTTTCACTCTCTACCACATGGAGTTGGCAACAAGGTGGAAAGATGTATCATGGAACAAACATGACATTGAACTATTTCGGTACCACCAAAGAATCGCTCCCCTACCACGAAGGAAGTATGATTGCCGAAGGTATAGATGAGGTAACAGGACAGCCTAATACAATTGAAGTGAATAAGGCCGATTACTATCAGGCTTATTACAATATCACCGAATCCGGTATTTATGATACGAGTTTCGTCAAGTTGCGTGACCTGACATTAACTTATCAATTGCCCAAACTCGGCATCTTCGACATTTCGATTTACGGTTTTGCCCGTAACGTGCTTATTTGGGCCAACTTGCCGAACTTCGATCCAGAGTCGTCGCAAGGTAACAACAACATGAGCGGATACTTCGAACGATTCTCTGTTCCTAATACATCCAGCTTCGGTGGTGGTCTTACTATTAATTTCTAA
- a CDS encoding AAA family ATPase, translated as MAKINPFITSGYVSAEYFCDRIIETATLTRYITNGNNVALISPRRLGKTGLIEHCFHQKRIKEEYHTFLIDIYATKNLQEFVFELGKGILNGLKPRGRKTWELFLKCLSSLRTSISFDFSGNPNWNLEMGDIKTPAITLDEIFHYLEQADKPCLISIDEFQVIAKYPESDVEATLRTHIQHCSNAKFIYAGSQRHMMGEIFTSPSRPFYQSTAIMELSPINIDIYTEFIKKHFVENKKRITEETVQEIYKSFEGITWYIQFIVNSLYAMTAEGEECTVDKVNIAIDNILSQLNFTYSSLLFQLPPKQKEVLIAICKEGRAQEITSSKFLKTYKLTASSVQGAIKGLLDKDFVTNELGVYSVYDKFFEIWLRKQMG; from the coding sequence ATGGCAAAAATTAATCCGTTTATAACCAGTGGCTATGTTTCAGCAGAGTATTTTTGCGACCGTATAATTGAAACAGCCACATTGACACGCTACATAACCAACGGTAACAATGTAGCTTTGATATCTCCTCGCCGTTTAGGAAAAACCGGACTGATAGAACATTGCTTTCATCAAAAACGAATAAAGGAAGAATATCATACATTTTTAATTGATATATATGCGACAAAGAACTTGCAAGAGTTTGTATTTGAACTTGGAAAAGGTATTTTGAATGGTTTAAAGCCTCGTGGAAGAAAGACATGGGAATTATTTCTCAAATGCCTATCTTCTCTTCGCACCAGTATTTCTTTTGATTTCAGTGGTAACCCCAACTGGAACTTGGAAATGGGGGATATAAAGACTCCTGCCATAACTCTTGATGAAATATTTCATTATTTAGAACAAGCAGATAAACCTTGTTTAATCTCCATTGATGAATTCCAAGTTATTGCCAAATATCCGGAGAGTGATGTTGAGGCTACACTACGAACACACATTCAGCATTGTTCTAATGCAAAATTCATTTATGCTGGCTCGCAACGGCATATGATGGGAGAGATATTTACCAGTCCGTCACGTCCGTTTTATCAGAGCACGGCTATCATGGAGTTATCTCCTATTAATATAGATATTTATACGGAATTTATAAAAAAGCACTTTGTAGAGAATAAGAAAAGAATTACTGAAGAAACTGTTCAGGAAATTTATAAGAGTTTTGAAGGAATAACCTGGTATATACAATTTATAGTAAATTCGCTTTATGCAATGACTGCTGAAGGTGAAGAATGTACAGTTGATAAAGTGAATATTGCAATTGATAATATTTTATCGCAATTGAATTTTACCTATTCTTCACTTCTGTTTCAACTTCCACCTAAGCAGAAAGAAGTTCTCATTGCTATTTGTAAGGAAGGAAGGGCCCAAGAAATCACTTCCTCCAAGTTTCTGAAAACTTACAAGCTAACAGCCAGTTCTGTGCAAGGAGCCATAAAAGGATTGTTGGACAAAGACTTTGTTACTAATGAGTTAGGCGTTTATAGCGTATATGACAAATTCTTTGAGATTTGGCTAAGAAAGCAGATGGGTTGA